A section of the Piliocolobus tephrosceles isolate RC106 chromosome 14, ASM277652v3, whole genome shotgun sequence genome encodes:
- the LOC113225157 gene encoding olfactory receptor 13D1-like, producing MERTNWTESEFILQGLSEYPKAEKFLFVMCLVMYLVILLGNGTLIILTLLDARLHTPMYFFLGNLSFLDIWYTSSFIPSMLIHFLSEKKTISFTKCVVQMSVSYTMGSTECVLLVVMAYDHYVAICNPLRYPIIMGKALCIQMAALSWGLGFLNSLTETVLAIRLPFCGKNVINHFVCEILAFVKLACTDISLNEIIIMMGNIIFLFSPLLLICISYIFILSTVLRINSAEGRKRAFSTCSAHMTVVIVFYGTILFMYMKAKSKDSAFDKLIALFYGLVTPMLNPVIYSLRNTEVHGAMRKLMSRHWFWRK from the coding sequence ATGGAAAGGACCAACTGGACAGAGAGTGAGTTCATTCTGCAGGGACTTTCAGAGTACCCgaaagctgaaaaattccttttCGTGATGTGCTTGGTGATGTACCTGGTGATTCTCCTGGGGAATGGCACCTTGATCATTCTGACACTCCTGGATGCTCGTCTCCACACACCCATGTACTTCTTCCTTGGGAATCTTTCCTTCCTAGACATTTGGTACACATCCTCCTTCATCCCTTCAATGCTGATACACTTCCTATCAGAGAAGAAAACCATCTCCTTCACTAAATGTGTGGTTCAAATGTCTGTCTCTTACACTATGGGATCCACCGAGTGTGTGCTTCTAGTAGTAATGGCATATGACCATTATGTGGCCATCTGCAACCCTCTGAGATACCCCATCATCATGGGCAAGGCACTTTGTATTCAGATGGCGGCTCTCTCTTGGGGACTAGGCTTTCTCAACTCATTGACAGAAACTGTTCTTGCAATACGGTTGCCCTTCTGTGGAAAAAATGTCATTAATCATTTTGTTTGTGAAATATTGGCCTTTGTCAAGCTGGCTTGCACAGATATTTCCTTGAATGAGATTATTATAATGATGGgcaatataatatttttgttttctccattaCTGCTGATTTGTATCTCCTACATCTTTATCCTTTCTACTGTACTAAGAATCAATTCGgctgaaggaaggaaaagggccTTTTCCACCTGTTCAGCCCACATGACGGTGGTGATTGTGTTTTATGGGACAATCCTCTTCATGTACATGAAGGCGAAGTCCAAAGATTCTGCTTTTGACAAGCTGATTGCCCTGTTCTATGGCTTAGTCACCCCCATGCTCAATCCTGTCATCTATAGCCTGAGGAATACAGAGGTGCATGGAGCCATGAGGAAATTAATGAGTAGACACTGGTTCTGGAGGAAATGA